In one window of Branchiostoma floridae strain S238N-H82 chromosome 14, Bfl_VNyyK, whole genome shotgun sequence DNA:
- the LOC118430631 gene encoding forkhead box protein E4-like — protein sequence MTGESFSAQMSGSPDDNLPLHRYDTEGMPQDNPPQTGSFPPADHSGLGTTSPSDKAQPDTEKNTESASANRRRRKQRPAGKPPYSYVALITMAIVNSPERKTTLAGIYKFIMDHFPYYREADKKWQNSIRHNLTLNDCFVKLARHPNRPGKGSLWALDPGAEGMFDNGSYLRRRSRYKRSHQTTNNLLPASYPPQVPVPSYPPPPYPNMAPVTGTTPLFLSTSYPQTTSAQPSAHLGTSYRGSPSSTGVMSASPDSSSTDGSVSGGSSPGGQTLGLSPVDSKAFQQGLLSTAPPSGYNSRPAPFTSTAAAVTSYSATSNTNPAALYQRSTPQTQPLTNNSSYGPSHSVYRPSPYTTAGAGNSYPQTGMYNGYSAPQGNNGYYNMNSLSHFHGGNMEMYANCL from the exons ATGACTGGAGAAAGCTTCTCGGCACAGATGAGCGGATCGCCGGACGACAACCTGCCCCTGCACCGCTACGACACCGAGGGCATGCCGCAGGACAACCCGCCTCAGACCGGCAGCTTCCCGCCTGCAGACCACAGCGGGCTCGGCACCACGTCTCCCTCGGACAAGGCTCAGCCCGACACCGAGAAGAACACCGAGTCAGCCAGCGCCAACCGTCGGCGCAGGAAGCAGAGACCCGCCGGCAAGCCTCCCTACAGCTACGTGGCCCTCATCACCATGGCCATCGTCAACTCTCCCGAGCGGAAAACCACCTTGGCGGGCATCTACAAGTTCATCATGGACCACTTCCCATACTACCGGGAGGCCGACAAGAAGTGGCAGAACTCCATCCGCCACAACCTGACGCTGAACGACTGTTTCGTCAAGCTGGCCCGCCATCCCAACCGTCCCGGCAAGGGCAGTCTGTGGGCGCTGGATCCCGGGGCAGAGGGCATGTTCGACAACGGCTCCTACCTCAGGAGAAGGAGCAG GTACAAGAGATCGCACCAGACCACCAACAACCTCCTGCCCGCCAGCTACCCGCCCCAGGTCCCCGTGCCGTCCTACCCACCGCCGCCCTACCCCAACATGGCCCCCGTCACCGGCACCACCCCGCTCTTCCTCTCCACGTCCTACCCACAGACGACCTCGGCCCAGCCCTCGGCGCACCTCGGCACGTCGTACCGAGGGTCTCCGTCCAGTACCGGCGTGATGTCGGCCAGTCCGGACAGCTCGTCCACAGACGGCAGCGTGAGCGGAGGGTCGTCACCGGGCGGACAGACGTTAG GATTGTCTCCGGTTGACAGCAAAGCCTTCCAGCAAGGACTCCTCTCCActgcgccacctagcggctacAACAGCAGACCCGCCCCCTTCACCAGCACAGCGGCCGCCGTGACGTCATACTCCGCCACGTCCAACACCAACCCCGCCGCTCTCTACCAGAGGTCGACCCCGCAGACACAGCCGCTCACCAACAACTCGTCCTACGGGCCGTCTCACAGCGTGTACCGACCGTCTCCCTACACAACCGCCGGTGCCGGTAACAGCTACCCGCAGACGGGGATGTACAACGGCTACTCCGCGCCTCAGGGAAACAACGGCTACTACAACATGAACTCTTTGTCTCATTTCCACGGTGGTAACATGGAGATGTACGCCAACTGTCTGTAA